A region of the Sander vitreus isolate 19-12246 chromosome 1, sanVit1, whole genome shotgun sequence genome:
AAAAAAAGCCCCTACACTCATCCCCCTATAATGACCAAACCACCATCTAATTCTCATGTTCTGCTAAGGCAAAACTGGAGGATAAAAAGACTGTCACTGGCTCCTATGTTCCTTCCCCAAGGCCTTACACCCTGCTGCAGACACAGTTTGCAGTGAGCTGCAACATCATCTCAAAATGGCTGACATGTGAAGTACTTCTGCACTTGACAGATGAGACGAGCAGACAGGGATCATGTTTTTCACACAGCTGCTAATCCCGTAGCTTCTTTACTCACCTTCAGATGTTGCTGGCTGTAGATTGACTTCACAATACTGACATATACAGTAGCTACCCAAAATGCAGTCTTTCTTCCCAAGGATAGTGGGTAGTCCACTCactttaagtgttttattctttatttaaataGTTGGAAAGCAGCAGGGGAGACATGGATCCAGAGGTGGTGGACTTGCGTTACTCAAATATGGTTTCAAGGGAAGCTTTGCTGgctgttattgttttttagGGCTAATTTTAAGGATGTGGGGGGTGTAACGTATATTTGCTTCTATTTATTTGTCACTACCTTTTTAGCTAATGACATGTATATGTGTTAATCCCATTGTTTTTGTATGATGTGGCTGCGCAATTAATGATTGTGATGCGTGATAGATTATGCTGAATGTTTCCGGTTGAAAAGGTGCAAGATTTGTGTGAAACTGTACCTTATATGGTATGAAGTTGACTTTGACTCCCTCAACATAACTTCAGATAAGGTATAACAATATAATCTTGACTTTTCATAACAGTACAGAAAACTGGAATAATAACCATCCTTTTACATTTAAACTAAGTATGTCAACATTAGCGAGATGTGTTTACTTGTAGATGTGTAATTTTGCTATGGAGACTCCAGGTAATCTTCCTCTCCTTCGCCACGTGTACCATCAACAGACTTAGGCTAAAGTGCAGTTTAAATGCCATGccaacattttacagttttttcctttCAGTCtgaaatttaaaagaaataggcAGTGGATTAACACGTTATTGGCTCTATTTTACCAGGAAGGTTCAAgcagttacaaaaaaaagaaaagattctgCTAAACTGTCCATCCAGGACCAACCACATTCAGCCTTGTTTGAATACTGATTCTGCTCTtgatgaaaaaggaaaaagatgaACCGGCCGCATGCATAGCAAGAATGGAATTTGTACCCAGAGTAAGTAAAAACTAAGTGAAGGTCACAAGTCTTCCCTGATCCCATCATAGTGGGGACATAAGGGTCCAAAACTTTACAGCTTATGTTAacaatcagaaaaaaacaacatataaacCCTTTAAATGTAGACTTGAACCACCGACACATTAATGGTAAATGCGTACGTTTCTtgcaggaaaaaataaaaggttATAGTGAAAGTAGACAGTGGGAAAAGGATCTACCAGAGAGGGCTCAGCTACAGTGGAGAGACAGGTGAAGTTGGGCTGGAGTTGTGTTATGTCAGGCCTTCTAGTGAAGGTGTACTGAGGACTAAAACCAACCACTTAACTGGTCAATTGTAAAAGGTAGGATAACAGTACAGAAAGGCTTTTATGTTCAATATGACAAACTCTTTATACAGTTGTTGAATGGCATATTGGTTTAGAGAAGTGTTACCATGGCAGTTCCTCCATATTTGTTTGGTCTGCTGAAAAATGCATCGTAGATCAGTTTTCCATCATCCTCAATACCCTGATGACCTAAAACTTGAATCCTGTATACAGTTTACCATTTGACTTGACTGTGATGAACAAGGACAACAAACTTCAAAACGTATATAAAAAGGGATTTATTGAAGTGAATGGGAGGGAAAAAACAATTTGGCTGATGACAGTGGATTTAACATATGGTGAAAAATCACTGAGGTAGGCCAATTTGAACAGTACGTATAATAGTGAAAACAAAGTCCAAATACCTGACTGTTTTCCAGAGTTTAGACTTtgaaacaatacattttcaatgcacATAAGTTGCGGTTTTAACCTCCATTTCTATCAAGTATTTCTCTACACTACCACCACGAATTCAAACATTGCCACCTGTGTGTCACAGAAACGAAAATGGAAAAAGCGATAATGAGTTCTGATGTTGAAAATTTCTCTTTATGGAAATATTATGCATACAAAGTTATGTTCAAATTCAAGAAATGTCACACTGCGTATTTTAGATAAAGCAGCATACATATTTAATATCTTATTACAATTCATAGTTTCACCTCAGTTGTCTGTTCAATGTCTGCCGTCATCAAagagaatacaaaaaaatagaTTTGGTCATTATTTACAAGAACACGTAATTTCCGAACTATCAAAGCTGAGGGTTtaaggaggaggagcagcttTGACGAGGGCAGACATTTTCTTCTAGGATTTAAAAATATGCCCTGTGAGTGTCACACTGTGCATGTTCAGACACAAGTTTCACACCAGGACAGCAGAGAGTATTGGCATACTGGTGACACTACAAATACATaacttacatttaaaaaaaaaaaaatgcaaaaataagtTTAAGACGAGGAGAGGACTGCCATACATGAAATCCAGTAGttgactttaaaatgtattagacatgcactcttttttttttttgtcgtttcattttttttcttttgaagggggtgggggggtcttAAAATACATAAGTCATCAGAAACTGGTCATACACAAACGGTGAGAAAAAAggtttatctttgctaatattTGATATTACAAAATTGGTGTCCACAAAGCAGTTAAAAGTGGACTGTAAAGACTGGAACACGGGAGCATCAAAGGTACATAAATTTAACTTATTTCTCCAGACAACCCCGTCTACCTGACTGGCCAATAACAAAAAACCACTCCTACTGCAATATGaaatcgggggggggggggagatacaTGGGGTTGTTGGGAAGTGACTGGGAGATACAAgtttaaaacatttcacaacTTAGCTTCAAGAGGACTCTCAATCgtcttcatcctcctccccttcttcaTCCAGTTCCCTTTTTCTCTTCTGACCTCGTTCTTCTTCTAGAAAATAAGAagaatcacatttaaaaaagacaaacccCAGAAGCATATCAATGTTCCTGTTAAACTCTTTACGTTTTTTGCATCATGATGACAGCAATGCTGACTTAAACTGTATGCAATTTTCACATTACAAAAATCGCTTTGTTATGGACAATAAAGATTTTCTAAATCAGCTGAGTCCCAAATCTATACTATGTACTAATTCTAAGTATGGTGTGTGTTTACGCTGGAAGTGACAAAATTaagtaatctaaaaaaaaaaacactgcgtTTTTGAGTGTTGAAGGACACTAATCGaacacaatgcaatgcacaaagGAACTGTGGCTGCTCCAGGAAACACTTCAGAAGACAAAAAGTAACTTGaatttttggagaaaaaaacaaaacaaacactttctttgttaagtTTAATTGGTGGTGTCATTCTAAAAGTAAAGGTTTGATTGCCTTTGCATGGCACATTTATTGTATCATTTCCTGTTAGTgtaaaaacagttaaatgtgTCCTGTtgagtttttgaccactagaagcgctatggagcaatgttttCAAAAGTGGGTCCCtattttgtttgcctttttttctcAGTTAGAAGAGAAAATCCTTTCTGACGAGAGTTTAATGTACCCCGATACAAATTCCTGTCGCTAGTTATTCTGCTGTTGCTGCTCAACAGTCAGTGGCCGAGGCACTAAAGGACTACACTCAGTGTTGTAAATAAGatattcagattattattctttttcttaGAACGGcaaacagtcagtttcaccaGACTAATTGTTAGGTGTCTTATATCACTTTTTAATGGActccctgcagccaatcagaattgagtattTATTGACCATGGTATAAAGAttagtatatattatatacacttAGGATGTAGTATGGAATTGGGAGACAGCTTCTAAATTTAAAGTCAGTCACCATTTTGCTCACCTTCATCATCCTCATCGTCAACCTCCTTGTCATTCagatcttcctcctcttcctcctttaaaaaaacaaaaacaaaaaaaaaaacaaggtacAGTTAGTATAATTATTTCAGACTGAACATTTTTTAATGCAGATCTCATTTGTTCCCACCTCTCCACTTAGgtcgtcctcttcctcctcttcattctcctcttcctcctcctctccctcctcctcatcctcgtcTCCTGGTGCTGCATCTTCGTCATACTCCTCCTCATCTACATCTGGGCGAAACAAGTTGGCGGTTAATAATTATGAGCCAAATGTCCAAGACGCCAACATAAGAGATGCTAGAAAAGAACACATGAGGGTATGTGAAGCCTCAAACTCACCGTCTTCATCTTCCTCGTCGTCATCCAAACCCTCTGCGTAAACCTCAGCGTCGGAATCTGGTGCCTCTTTGTCGTCTTTGTCGTACCCGTCCAGGTACGTGAGCTGGGGTAGTAGCTTGAATACGTTGTCTCTGTATTCGTTCAGGTTTGTCACTTCACAGTTAAACAGATCTAGGCTTTTCAGGGTCCCCAATTCTTTCtgtcaaaagaaaaatcaaGTTTGGTGAATATTAACAGCCTGCTGCTTTGTATATTGTGTGTCCCCCCCCCAAGTATTTTAGGGTCTTACTTACCAATGGTTCTATTGTGCTGAGGTCTTTAATCTTGTTGCCACTGAGGTTGAGATGTGTGAGGTTGGGGCATTTCGCTGCCAGAACGTCCAACCCTCCTGAGATCCTGTTATCGCTGAGTTCAAGCTGTTGATCGATTAAACAATCAAAATATGCAAAACCCTCAAAGCCTCAAGTCACATACTTGTTTTGTGCAAAAAGAAAACGCCTACCTTTTTGAGTTTATTTAGCTTCGGCAAGTGGGCAACTGTCGTCAGTCCAACATTGATTGTGCTTAGAAATTCCAGCTCCTCAAATTCATCTGTTAGACCCTCGATCTTTCCTTCGTTTGAGCGACAGTTGTCTAAAACAAGTTCTTTTACCTGtagaacaaacaaatacatctGGTCAGCATTTGTAAAATTTCAAAATACATCAAGGTCAAATACTAGGGGgggtgcaaaaaaaacaaaatcgaTTCCTATTCCAAtcacgattcaagctctaccgattcaaaatcgattcattattaatttttttttaattgtatgtctactgcaatcacatgggaaaagtaactacatttacatatggTGAATCTTTCGAATCGactcgtgacattttctgaatcgtgcgcCCCTATCAAATACAGAGTGCATAAAATATTTTAAGTATGTGTTCACTTTCTGTCTGGATAGAAATTGAATATTAAGTTTATGCTATTTCAAGGTTTAAAATCTTTTGATAATAGTTGTTTTATTTGGGAGGgatgcacttttttttatgagaatCTCTTATTTGTAATAATTCGCTTTGGACAAACGTGTCTGCATATGTTAGGCTACGTAGTATTCAGCACACTAAAACAATTTTGTTTGAGCTTTTGGGAAGCTACTGCTCCATattaacaaaatacataaaatgcaaGTTAACACATAAGTAATAACAAtccaaaaatgtatataatatagcATTCTGTTACAGTatttttgattacattttgctgataataggTACATTTACTCAGTTACTGTAACTAAGGACAATTTTTAGGTACTCGAGTATTTtattaatacaaatataaataactaattaattatttttattttcctgattAAGCCACTCCGTAGTATATAAAGTCATTCAAATTAGCACCACCTTTATcagctacaacattaaagtgatgtacacattaatgaatcaataaatataacccaataacatatatatatatttttttttaaatacttttacttttaggacttttttaaattaaaaataactgAACACAAATGCTACTGTTAAACAAATAATACCCTGTTCTTCCATAAACATAGTCCTTGATAAATACATTATGTAGTCTactcaagtagcctacattttgatatttaaacAGTCTGATATGTGGTCACAGGTGTGCTGTTATCAGATATTATACCGCGGCCATGAACGTGACTCAGCCAATCAGCGATTAGGACCGGAactcttaaaataaaaatacagtccATCAATATTCCGTAGACACATTTCAACGCCGTAGTTATCGCGATGCATTGGCTCTACGTCCATTACGTAAATATCACATTTTAGCTACTTTTCTAGTAGAAACAGACATCGCGCGGCGGTTTGTATGTGTTCGTTCTTTGCTGGTAACCGAGTCAAAACGTAAAACGAGATGTGATTGAATGGTTCAAAGCAAGTCGGAGGCAAACAGACCTACGAGTCGTGCACAGGGTCATTTGTGAGTAGGAGGGGCAGCTGAAGCTGATTAGATAGCTGCCAGGCAAACGTTTTCATTGTTGCTTGTGCTAAACAGTTGCCGATTGGATTGAAGCCGTGTATAGACTTCTGTTAATAAGAAGGTATGATGAATCGTTCGTCGTTTGTGTCGAATGAACGGGATATTGGGTGTATTTCGGATTGCCTTTGTTTCTCAGTAAAATGGCGGCTTGTCCTAGTTCTGGAAAACTAGAGCAACAACGCGGCTCGACGATTTGTTTTCATTATGGCTGGATTTGTCGTCGAAAACCACAAGAGTCTCGGTGAAACAGCAGAATCAACACCCAGCAGTAAAGATGCGGGAGTTATTGTGTTTCATATATCAGTGTGGTGGCTGGTTAACGGTCACCGCTAACACCGCTTTCTTTCGGCCATCTGTGCGCACTGTGGCTCCAGTTGCATGCTGCACGGGGCTGCAGGCTCACCAGTGTAAGCTGCTTCAATGTTTGAATGCACTTCCTGCAGAAATAAACGACTTCAACTGGACACTTTGTGTAGCTATAGCTATAGGATGCAGTTGCAAGGCGATAATTCGATGCTATGATCTTTACGCATCATTGATAATGTCATGACTTTGAGTATCCGCATCCTAAACGCGCCAAGTGCACGGCTTAAACTGTGTAGGTAAATACATGTCCCAGTCGAAGCATGCAGGTAGCACATCAAACGACGACTACATAACAATAACACGGGGCTTTAAACGAAAAAAAGGGGCGCGTTCGTGGATCAAAAGTTACAAATATGGCTTCTCATACTGCTTGCCTTGTTTATACCGCTGGCATAAAAAGCTGTGCTGCATTCTCAAACTGCATATCAAAGACGTGCACAAAAAGTTTAACCAGCGTACCTGCAGCACCTGCCGACTGTAAACGTGTTCGCAAAGCAACAATGTGACCCGACGTCTCCATCATCTTTTTTAACTTGTAGGAAACTTTGTATCCCCACGCCAAGACATCACACGAAAGATTCTCCATTTGCTGAGAGTGAAACATTACCACCGAGATGTGAGGCCAACTTACATCTGATGGAGTGCGGTTTCGCAACTCTAGATGAATTCTTTTCTTCATGTCCATCCTTGATCAGCGCACCCCGCGATACGATACACACTTTTAATAATTACTGCAAATGCAACTATACCACCTCTagaacagactgctgttgttcATTCAAACTTGATCCGCTCGGTGGGCGGGAGCACGTCTCAGGATTGTCGTCACCGCCGACCAATAGCACGAGCCAAATAAAGAGGGAACGGATTTACAGACACAGAGGCCAATGAAGGCACCCTTATAAAACTGGGTGGGGTTTTGTTGTCGACGTTTGGTTGTTTGTTAACTTAAGTTTACATGGCTAGTGTGATGCTCTAATGTTTTTACACTGAATACATGCCACGGGACAGGGAACACGCCACATGTTTGTCGATGCATAAGTACTCATCCACCTCACTTCAAGCCTTGTTTTAAAGCTGGTAGTTATGGAGCGCTCTTAGATTCTGTTTGATTTCAATCTGTCAtaaaacaacatacacataataatacatttgtcACAATACTCACAAAAGAACACCAGAcgaaaaaaaatcactgattAAATCCCACATGGGGGGGCAGTAAATAGTATGCAACAAAAGCAAACAGTTATGCTCGAAACTGAAGCATGACggggataaaaataaaatatggattcaccgtgtttttgttttgtttgtttttttctgggaaAATACTGATAACTGCTGTTGCATGTAACACTATAGAATGGGACCAACATCAATTAAAGTTACGCTTGAAAAAGTATCAGTTCGTATAAGTGCAAAGAGTAGCAAAAATAAGTAAATGACAAGCAAAATGAAATAAGATAATACAACTAGTTTCATGTTCAAAAATTTGATTCGTTTCTGAATAATTTGTGTTaaactattatgcttttttttattttttattatttgaataaTAAATCTATGTCATATACCATTAAACACTCCAAAAGCTCAGACCATGTCAGACCTCCACTGAGTGACTTTCCCACAATGTCTGTGAGTCTTCCTCTCTTAGTTAGTATTTATTAGCTAGGATTATATTAGCAGACAGGAGAGCTCAGTATGAGGCTGTAAAGACTTCATCCACAAGGGGGAAGCAGAGCTACTAGTCTAGAGCCAGTGACCATCACACCAGTAGTGTATTTAAATTGCCATTTTCACATGAACTCTTGAtacaaggtgtttttttttttttttaagcagaaatAAACCTCGCTGAGGAGAAGATTTAATCACATTGCTAGCACAATCTACTTTGTGATGAAAAGTAACTGGTCTAATGAAGCCACAAGCGTAGTCTAAGCAAACTAAAGACCTAATGTGAAGAGAAAATTATGAAATATATCAGCCTAAAAGGAGTATTTGTCTGCCAAATAGAATTGCATACCAATGGTTATCAAGAGGGAGGACTGCCTCGCTCCTCGTCCACGTAACTTTATTAGTGTGATAAATAATGTGCATGTTAATGATAAGGAGACATGTGAGTAACTGCCAATAACGGCATTATTGCTGCCTACATCGCTCCCGCCAGCCTCCGAGGCAATCTGCCAGTCAGTCgcctttctcctctctgcttcACACACAGCCTATTCTACACATTAACTCCCTGCTTTGCTCCATTAGTGTCAAACAAGCCACATTAGAAAAGCAGCACGCATGCATCACAGTTAATGAGGCTAACTTTTccatgtattattaatctggTATAAAATCTTGATAGATAATGCATGCAATGCAGAATAGCTGCTAAATGTGGCTTTGTGTGTGCCACCAAGACAATAAAACAGGCCAAGATCGAGAATCCAAGCCATTTCTGTTTAACCTTTTGAACtcagttttattttcttatattaCTTCTTACTCTAAATAGCATTAAGGTTGTGAAAGTTGTGTTTTTCCGTCTGTCTGACAGCATCACATATACATTGTGTATCAGCTCTTCACTCAAGCTGTATGAGGGAAAATATTCACACCCAAAGACACCATGTTTTTGTTATGGCTGCACTATTCCATCAAATTGAAATATTCTAGATGTCCTGTTCATCATTTTATACAAACTTATTTGGGGTCTTTGCAAATCTCCGTGGGTTTGATCAAAGTTTGGCTGCACAGCGTGAGCTTGTACTGAGTGACCCACCAGTGGGGGTAGTTGGGATGTAGAGGTTAAGATAGAAACAAGACCACCAGAGGGCGACTCTGTCCTTTTCCACCATGTAGATGGGTGGAAAGCGGCTGATTGAGCCAAGCATGGCCTCTTGAATTTTTTGAACCTCATGAATAACTATTCAAACTACAGGTGTTGTCCATACGAAATGAGGCATTGCAGCTGCACGGTTTACCTTTAGGCTTACATTTTCCCAGAAACAAATGTTGATGGATAATTTGTTCAATCAGGTGTAGGAGGGCttcatattttactttattgaatTAGTAAATCACATTGATCAAGATCTTATAACACCTGAGTACAGAGGAAAAATAAATCTAGCGCCTGATCAGACAGAGCGTGTTTTAGCAGctttttataatgttttcaaATAGGTGCAGTGTAGGGCTGCAGGGCTGATTGcatggcctgtggtattgctgcttgcagctttctcgagAACCGCTCATCTCATCAACTTCACACTCACACTATGTTTCTTGGGGcctgagcaatacacctgccatgaaAAAGTTGTGTCACATAACCAGGTGGCATCTACCGCAGTCAGAAACACTGGTGAAGTACAGTCTGGTTCAATGGAAAAACACCAAGAGCAGACTTTACCATTAGGCAAGGTTGGCAACTGCCTGGGGTCCAGAGGTGAAAGGGCCCTAAACATCTATAGACTTATTATGATGTTTAGATGTGAAAAATATTGAGTATGTTACTATTCTAACTCATTGTACCCCCCAAATAACTTACATGGGCCCCCAAAGCGCTTAAAAAACTTTAACTCCGCTATATATTACTGACTTATTGTGCActgcaaaatacaaaataaaataaaaatgatgcattattatttattaagctATGCAGCATTATATTAGAGTAGAAAGCTGTACGTTGAACAGACGTTACGTACGTTTAAGTTCATTGTGCTCACGatgtctctctttcactcttcgCTTTAAAGgagctgtaggtaggattgcgaagatcgaggacttagccaaaaaatttgaacatcgacaactttcagtccctcctccctttctgctaaagcccaaaatggtctcctaagcccctccccccacaagggagaatgaatgtgtgtgcatgagcagtgattgacacgcagttagacacccccatTCCACTACGTCAGCAACGGCTACAGGCcgttattattatacatccatggaccATGGTATAGGCAGCTTTCGCACCGGACTGAGTGAGACCTACCTGGAGAAAGAGAGCCTTTGCCCCGATAAAGGTCGGGAGATGACGTTATCTTCTGCTTAGAAGGTGTGAATTAACAGCAACAGCTTAGAGCGACTTAATACGATATATTATacagcttttgtttgatatctagTGTTTCCTCTTAGCAAAATGCTCGGAGTTAATTTAAGTTGGGCTTTCATTGTGAAGGGAAGAAACGGAAGAAGTGAAGCTAGCTTTATGCGCTGCTGTTGTCACTATGGGAGTTATTTAAAGATGTGTGGGCCTTCTTAGTTCACACTGGTTCTGCTtgcgtgtttttgttttattacccTCGGCTACAGCAGTTTGAATGCATTAGCTCAGAGGGCTAACTTAGCTTGTTACTTTATTAGATTCCTTCCTTTTATAGATAGATGAGTCTGTTTACATCCGTAAAAGCGTGCTGCATCGGACGTCTGTCGCGCATGCAGGTCACCACATTTGAAGACAGAAAGCCGCAcggactcactcactcacagagaTTTCTGCCTTTTTTAGTTAGATTAGTTAGATAAGAGTGAAACCTTTTGCTTGCTGCTTTCGCGTTGCTGAGCgccccagttttttttttgccagcgcGCCCTGAATGCCTCGAGTTGAAGAAAACTTTAACACAAAACggccaacaaaaaaaatggtttgCTGAGGACGGGTGCCTGGCAAGAATATAAaatgtgaatatggctctatttggaacaagagcttttcttccaaatatggtatgctcatgaat
Encoded here:
- the anp32a gene encoding acidic leucine-rich nuclear phosphoprotein 32 family member A isoform X3 → MDMKKRIHLELRNRTPSDVKELVLDNCRSNEGKIEGLTDEFEELEFLSTINVGLTTVAHLPKLNKLKKLELSDNRISGGLDVLAAKCPNLTHLNLSGNKIKDLSTIEPLKELGTLKSLDLFNCEVTNLNEYRDNVFKLLPQLTYLDGYDKDDKEAPDSDAEVYAEGLDDDEEDEDDEEEYDEDAAPGDEDEEEGEEEEEENEEEEEDDLSGEEEEEEDLNDKEVDDEDDEGEQNGETMNCNKILNMYAALSKIRSVTFLEFEHNFVCIIFP
- the anp32a gene encoding acidic leucine-rich nuclear phosphoprotein 32 family member A isoform X2; its protein translation is MDMKKRIHLELRNRTPSDVKELVLDNCRSNEGKIEGLTDEFEELEFLSTINVGLTTVAHLPKLNKLKKLELSDNRISGGLDVLAAKCPNLTHLNLSGNKIKDLSTIEPLKELGTLKSLDLFNCEVTNLNEYRDNVFKLLPQLTYLDGYDKDDKEAPDSDAEVYAEGLDDDEEDEDDEEEYDEDAAPGDEDEEEGEEEEEENEEEEEDDLSGEEEEEEDLNDKEVDDEDDEEEERGQKRKRELDEEGEEDEDD
- the anp32a gene encoding acidic leucine-rich nuclear phosphoprotein 32 family member A isoform X1, with amino-acid sequence MDMKKRIHLELRNRTPSDVKELVLDNCRSNEGKIEGLTDEFEELEFLSTINVGLTTVAHLPKLNKLKKLELSDNRISGGLDVLAAKCPNLTHLNLSGNKIKDLSTIEPLKELGTLKSLDLFNCEVTNLNEYRDNVFKLLPQLTYLDGYDKDDKEAPDSDAEVYAEGLDDDEEDEDDVDEEEYDEDAAPGDEDEEEGEEEEEENEEEEEDDLSGEEEEEEDLNDKEVDDEDDEEEERGQKRKRELDEEGEEDEDD